TGTCCGCGTCAGAGCAAGAGAAGGCCCGCTTCCTCCAGGAAGCCCGAGCTGCCGCATCCCTCAACCACCCCAACATATGTACTATCTACGGCATCGATGAATACGATGGACGATTGTTCATCGCGATGGAGCTGGTCGAAGGCCAATCGATGCGGGATAACAAACAGCCCATTTCTGTGAAACAGGCCATTGACATTGGCGCTCAAATCGCCGATGGCCTTGCTGCAGCTCACGAGAAAGGCATTGTCCATCGTGATATCAAACCCGAAAACATTATGATCCGCAAAGACGGTATCGTGCAGATCATGGATTTCGGACTGGCCAAGCTCAGGGGATCAACACGGCTCACGACAGCCCGCAGTTTGCTCGGCACGGTTGGTTACATGTCTCCGGAGCAGGTGCAGGGACTGGACATAGACCATCGTACAGACATCTTCTCGCTTGGCATTATCCTCTATGAGTTTATTTCCGGTCAATCGCCGTTCAATGGAGTGCACGAAGCTGCTATTATTTATGAGATCGTCAACGTCAATCCAAAACCGATATCTGCCATCATCCGCACTATTGACATTCGCGTAGAGCAGGTTGTTCTCAAGTGCCTGGAAAAAGAACAGACTGAGCGTTACCAATCTGTCAAGGATGTCGCCGTCGATCTGAGGCGTATCAAGCGTGATTCAGACGCACTGCATGCATTTTCTGCCGTGCGCGACATGCCGTACTCGACGCCATCGACTTCCTCGAGCGACCGCAGTACAGATCGCATCGAAAGTGCCACACAGAGAAAGCGTCAATGGTTGTGGGTTCTCGCAGCAACTGTTTTCTTTTGCTCCACCGCGTTGTTCGCGATTCGTGATGAATTCTTTCAATCTTCTACCGCACCTTTTACCGTCAAGGCACTGATTCTGCCTGCCGAGATTGGAACGCTGTCGTCCACCGGCCCCCTCACACTCTCTCCGGACGGCCACCGACTCGTATTCTCCGGAAGGGATGCAAACGGCAAGAAGCTTCTCTGGATCCGGTCCATAGACGATGTGCAGGTTCGCCAGCTGCCGGGGACCGACGATGCCTCGTATCCATTTTGGTCTCCGGACAGCCGTTCCCTCGGATTTTTCGCCGAAGCAAAGCTCAAACGGCTCGATGTTGAGGGCGGATCGGTTGTCACCATCTGCGAAGCGAGAGAAGGCCTTGGAGGATCCTGGAGTTCGGATGGAAGTATTCTTTTTGCCCCTTCGTCGCAATCGCCGATTTTCCGCGTCCCTGCGTCAGGCGGCACTGCTGTGGCCTTGACGCAACTTGACACGATCAAACAAGAAACCTCTCATCGGTGGCCGTACTTTCTTCCCGACGGCCGGCATTTTCTTTTCCTCTCCCGGACAACAACGACAGGTGTGCGCGGGGATGCTGATGCTATCTCAGTGGCTTCACTCGACGGAAAAGAACGGAAATTCGTCGTCCAGTCGACCACGAACGCAGCATATGCAGATGGCTATGTGCTCTGTACAATCGCGGGCAAGCTCATGGCTCTTCCGTTCAACCCTGCGAAACTTGTTACAGAAGGTGATCCTATCTCACTGGTTGAGAGGATACAAATCGACGCCGGTGATGGTTCGGCAACTTTTTCGGTTTCCAATACCAATCTCCTCACCTATCAATTCAGGAGTTCGCTGACGGGTTCGCAGCTCATCATGTTCGATCTGTCTGGAAAGGAGGAGGGACATGTCGGTGATCAGGCAGCATACTGGGATGTGCGCTTTAGTCCCAACGGCAAGCTTCTCGCATACGCTCTGAACGATCGCTTGTCCGGCAACCTCGATATTTGGATTTATGAACTCTCCAGCCGATCCAAAACCCGATTCACCTATAACAACGCCCCGGATCGCCTGCCCGTCTGGTCGCACGACGGGACGCAACTTGTCTTCGCGTCCAATCGGAAAGGGGTCTTCGATCTGTACAGGAAGAAACTGGGCACGGGACAAGAAGAGCTCCTGTTCGAATCTAACGAGAATAAGCAGCCGTTTGACTGGTCAGCCGATGGTAGATTCCTCGCGTATGTGACGACAACGGCCTTGAAGACGCGATCTGATATCTGGGTATTACCGATCGCCGGGGATCGAACACCGATACCGTTTCTTCGGACGGAAGCCAACGAATGGGATCCTCACTTCTCCCCCGACGGGAAGTGGATGACATACTGTTCAGATGAATCCGGAAGAAATGAAATATACGTTCGCCCCTTTCCTGGACCGGGCAATCCATGGCAAATCTCACCTTCCGGCGGGTCACGGCCGCGGTGGACGCGAGACGGGTTAAAGATCTTCTACATGGACCCGCAGAGTTATGTAATGCTCACAGAAGTTGCCGCGAAGGATTCACGGGTCGAGGTGGGAAAGAGCAGGGTCCTCTTTCACTCATATCCGAAAGAATATGCAGGCGTGTACGACGTTTCGCCGGAGGGCCGGAGAGTCGTTGTAAATTCGCTGGGCACGAGCGAGATTTCGCCTCCAACGACGTTAACGGTAAACTGGACTGCTCTGGTCAAAAAGAAGTAGTGCTCTCTGATGGGGTCATCGCGAGATCGGGCCAGCGGAAGGTCGATCGATCCAGGCGTTGAAGCGCCCGAGCAGCGGGTTTATCGCTTATGGCTTTGTTTTGGCAGAGAGACGTGCGAGGGCTTCGCGGAGAATTGCAGGCCATTCACGCTCGAAGATCTCACGGTGCCATTGCAGCCCCGAGCCGGCAAGAAAACCGATAATGATGTTGCCGACATCTTCGCGGTGCGCGCTGATATAACCGGGGTCCTTCTCCAGGAATGCACTCACCCGGCGCACATAGCGCGAGGCGGGGGGCTTGAGAAGAAACCGGACAGCTTTTTCTTTTGGTGTTGTAGGCATGACGTACGTGGCAGAGGTTCTTGCACAAGAGTAGGAACTCTTCAGCTCAAAATCAATCGCAGAGCCAGCGAGCGTGAGAAACTGGCCCGGAAGGACAATAGAACGTGACCATCAAAGAACAACGTCGCGGCAAGATCGGCGTCCTGAGCCTCAGAGGGTCTTTTGTCGGGAGACCCGATGTCTCGGTCTTCGAGCAAGCCGTCTTCGGACTCCTCAAAGACAAAATCCACTTCGTCATCCTCGACCTGTCTCACCTCAAGTTTGTCGACAGCGCCGGGCTCGGCGCGATGATCTCGGCAATGGTCTCCGTCGGACGGCAAGAAGGCGCCCTCACGCTGGCAGGAGTTCAGGGTGAATTGCAGAGAATTGTCTCGCACATGCACCTCGATCGGGTGTTCGAAGTCTTCGAATCAGTCGAACACGCCGAAGCAAGTATCGCCAAAAAAGTGAAAACTTGAGCATCAACTGGTTCCGTTACCAAGGGCTTAAGGCCTTTGGCAATTGTCGGTGGGGGACGCCTTGAAGCATCGTTCGCCCAGTCGCGCTGCCAACGTTCACTCAATCGGAGAAGATAGGTTGACCCACCCGTCACTCAGAAACAAGCGGCGAATGCTCTTCGTCATAGCTCTGTGTGAATTCTTTGGCATGTCAGTATGGTTCTCCGCGTCGGCGGTCATACCTGCGCTCACCGTGAATTGGCATCTCACGGGATCTGACCAGGCATGGCTTACAATGTCTGTACAGATAGGATTCGTCGTGGGAGCCTTCGCATCGTCTCTGTTTAATCTGGCCGACTATGTTCCCGGCCACCTGCTCTTCGCTGTCACGTCCTTCCTGGCAGCGCTTGTCACGGGACTCATTCCGTTCCTGGCGATCGGCCTCACGGTAACGCTGCTCCTTCGTTTTCTCACCGGACTATTGCTTGCTGGTGTCTACCCCGTAGGCATGAAGATCATCTCCACCTGGACCATGGAGGACCGTGGTTTCGGAATTGGGCTTCTGGTAGGAGCGCTCACCCTCGGATCAGCTGCGCCGCACTTGATCAACACGCTCGGCGGAATCACAAGCTGGCAGCCGGTGTTGTACTCTTCAGCCGGTCTGGCTTTCGTGGGCGGTATGATCACACTCCTGTTTGTCCGTGAAGGCCCATACCGTACTCCGTTTCGACACTTCAATTGGAAGTATGTAGGGCAGATCTTCCGGAAACGCGAGCTCGTGCTCGCGAATCTCGGTTATCTCGGTCACATGTGGGAACTGTATGCAATGTGGGCGTGGACTCCGATATTTCTCTTCAAAAGCTTCGGAATCAGTTCCATTCAGCCTGTGTGGGGAGGGCTCGCTGCATTCGCCGTGATTGGTGTTGGAGGAGCAGGAAGCATTGTCGCCGGAATTCTTGCCGACAGGTTCGGCCGGACCACCATTACGATGATCTCGATGGTGATCAGCGGCTCGTGCGCACTCTGTGTGGGATTTCTCTTCGGCGGAAATCCGATCCTGCTGCTTCTTGTTTGCCTTCTCTGGGGTTTTGCCGTGGTTGCGGATTCAGCTCAATTTTCGGCGTGCGTCACGGAATTATGTCAGGCGGACTATGTCGGAACTGCGCTCACATTGCAAACGAGCCTCGGATTCTTACTGACACTCATCACCATTCGTCTGATCCCGGTCCTTGTCGATCTGGTGGGTTGGTCATGGGCATTTGCATCCCTCTCGATTGGCCCCGCAGTCGGAGTCATTGCCATGAGTAAACTGAGAAACTTGCCTTCCGCGCAACGCCTGGCCGGGGGAAGAAAGTAAGCGACAACGCGACGGAGGAGAGCTCCCGTATGGAGTAAGTCCGGCAGTACAACGCCGAGCAACAAACAATAATAACGTACTATCAGCCTTGGCGACGAGTCGAAAACATACGAAACCATCACACACTAGGTCCCCACGAGCAAAGAAGCCCGCCGCGGCCTCCAAACCCGCGGAACAGCGCAAGCTCGCGGTTATCATGTTCACCGACATGGTCGGCTACAGCGCGCTCACACAGAAGGACGAAAAGCTCGCTCTTCGCCTGCTTGAAGAACACCGGGCAATAGTTCGTCCGCTCGTGACGAAGCATGGCGGTCATGAAATCAAGACCATTGGTGATGCCTTCCTCGTGGAGTTCGCGAGCGCGCTGGCTGCGACCGCGTGCGCGATGGAAATCCAGAAGACCCTGTTCGAGCGATCAGCATCGAAACCCGACTCGGAGACGATTCGTCTCCGGATTGGTTTACACATCGGCGACGTCGTCTATAAAGAGCATGATGTATTCGGCGATGGCGTCAACATCGCTTCCCGCATCGAACCACTCGCCGAACCCGGTGGCATCTGTCTCTCCGAGGACGTTGCCAGACAGATCCAGAACAAGATCGATTACTCTCTGGTCCGGCTTGGCAAGGGGGAATTGAAGAACATCAATCTCCCCGTGGATCTGTACCGCATCATCCGTCCCTGGGAAAAGCGCCGGTTTGGCTTCCTCGACCGCGTGATGTTTTTCCTCGCCCGGAAGAAGCCGCGGAGAATTGCCATCGCGCTCATACTGGCTTCCGTGCTCATTGCTGCAATCCTGCTGCGCCCGTCAACGCCCCCCAACGGCCCATTGCCCACAAACAGCGTTGCCGTGCTCCCGTTCGTGAACATCGGTACAGACAGCCGCGACGAGTACTTCGCAGAAGGAATGACGGAAGAATTGATCTCGTCCCTCTCAAAAATCCGCGACCTGAACGTCATCGCCCGTACCTCCGTTGCAAAGTTCAAAGGCGTCACACTCGATATCACGGAGATCGGGAATGCCCTGCATGTCGGTTCGATTCTTGAGGGGAGCGTGCGAACGTCTGGGGACGAAGCCCGCATCAGCGTCAACCTCGTCGATGTTCAAAGCCAGAAAACCCTTCTCACTCGTGAGTACACCCGATCCATCAAAGATGTCTTCGCGATACAGAGCGATATCGCCCAGAGCCTTACCCATGCGCTCAGCATTCAGCTCCTTTCCGGTGAGAAAGAGTCTCTTGAGAAAAAAGGAACAGAGAATAGCGAGGCCTACAGGCAGTACCTGCTTGGCCGCTTCCACCTGAGCAAGCGTACCGGTGATGAAGTTGTAAAGGCGATTACCTTTTTTGAACAGGCGGTCAGCCGCGATACGGCGTTCGCCCTCGCATATGCAGGACTGGCGGAATGTTATACGCTTGCGGGAAATGCCGGGTACGGTTCTTTGCCGCGTAATCAGGCGATAGCTGCTGCGAAGAAGTTCGCAGGGAAGGCGATTGCCCTCGACGAATCTCAGGCTGAAGCCCATGCCTCGCTGGCATATGTGAAGTTTCGGATCGATTGGGATTGGGGTGGTGCGGAAAAGGAATTCAAACGGGCACTCCAACTCAAGCCCGGCTATGCCCGGGCGCATGAATGGTATGCATTATTTCTCTCCATCATGGGTCGGTTTGACGAGGCGATGGCCGAAATGCTGCGCGCACAGGAACTTGATCCACTTTCCGCCAGCGTGAGTACAGGCATCGGGCGCATCTATCATTTTGAGTACAAGATCGACCAGGCTATTGTGCAGTTCAACAGAACCCTCGATCTCGATCCTGAATATGCTGAGGCGTATTTTGGACTGGGAATGACTTATATGATCGCCGGACGATATGAAGAATCCATTGCCGTCACCAAAAAGGCCATTCAGCGTTCCGGGAGCCGCCTGGTGATGTTGTCGATGCTCGGCTTTGCAGAAGGCCTCGCCGGGCACGAGGAAGAAACCCGGAGAATTATTCGAGAGCTGCGTGATCTTTCAAAGAAATCCCATGTCTCTCCGTACTATTTCGGGATTCTCGAAATGGGTCTTGGGAGAATGGATGAAGCATTCCGGTACTTCCAGCAGGCATACGAGGAACGTGACGGAATCTTGATTTTCCTCGCGGCGGATCCCATCGCGCAACAAGCATGGAACGATCCGCGTTTCGTCGCACTGTCGAGGAAAATGGGGCTTCAGGTGCGCTCACCGCGTCCGGTCTCCAAAGAGCATTGATTGCGAATCGTCGCTTCAACGTGTCACGATTTATCATGTCGGACTTGAGAGGAGGAAGAACCATGTTCATGCGTCTCGTTCAGGTCAAAGTGAAGGTGGAGATGGTCGAAAAGGTTGGCGGTGTGTACAGAGAGAAAATTCTTCCCGGACTCAAGCAGACGCCCGGGTGCCTCTATGCAAGCCTCATCCGAAGCACTTCCATTCCAGACGAAGCGATTTCTCTCACTCTCTGGGAAACATCCCGGCACGCCGAAGAGTACGAACAACAAGGCACGTTCCAGCGCTCGCTCGCTGAGGCTCAGCCGTATCTGGCCGAGACATCAGAATGGAAGGTACAGCTTTCCAAAGACCTCACACTTGAATATGCTCCTGTACCGGAGGAACCGGTCATCCGTTCCTTCGAGGTCAAGAGCCCCTCGATCGAGCCGCCCCCCGCCTCGATGCAACGGGAACACCTCTATGTTCGCCTACTCTCCATGAAGCTCCAACCCGGCAAGAAGGAGGAATTCACGCGGCTTTATGATGCCGAGGTTCTTCCCGTGCTCCGCAGCGTCGCTGGCTGCCGCTATGTTTTCCTCACCGAGGGAGTGGAGGAGCGAAACGAGGTTATTTCGCTCACCATTTGGGATACAAGGGAGTCAGCAGACGCGTATGAAGCAAGCGGGCTCTTTCGGAAGCTCACCCGCAAGGTTCAGCACACATTCTCTGAACTCTATCAGTGGAAAATGGCTGTCGAAAAACGCTCTTCTTCGCGGGTCACAACCACCGAGGATCTCAACGTCAAAGGTTATGATGTTGTGAGTGGCACGATTTTTCAGTAAGGTTGCGTTCGTGTCGTTGATCGCCGTTTCTCAAGCGACCCGATGTACCGTTCTGGAGGCGATGTCCACAAGAGACTGATGAGCAGCACGCAACCACTTCCTCGTTTCGATTGTCTATGGGAGACGGAAGAAAGCACGTGATAGTGGCGAATGAGAAATTCCCGCAGCTCACATGAACGCAGTACACATCGTACCGCATCGACCAGCAGGAAAGGAACTCAAGCATGGGCGAATCGCCTGAGAATCTTCCGCATGAGCAATTCCTTGAACATCTGCGCGCACTCGAATCCCGCATCGCGCGCATCGAAGCACATCTCGACATTCCGCAATCTGCACCCGAAGAAGATTCCAAGGCACTGCCAGCCACATCGGTCGCCGTCGAAGACGATGAAGAGCTGGAGCTCCAGGTCGGTCAGAACTGGTTCGCGAAGGTCGGTATTGTCGGTCTCGCCCTGGGGATTGCCTTCCTCCTTACGATGCCGTATGATGGATTCCCTTCTTTCCTCCCAAGCCTGTTCGGCTATGCCCTGGTTGGTGGGATCTTTCTACTTTCACGTTATTGGAGAGAATCATTTCAGCAGATTTCACGGTATCTACTCGGCGGAGGGCTTTTGCTCCTCTATTTTACGACACTCCGGCTCTCGTATTTCTCCCCCTCTCCTGCCCTGACGAGTGGTTCCCTGGAATTAAGCCTGTTGCTTCTCGTCGTTTCCGTGAATATCCTCGTCGCGATGCGACGCGCATCGATGTATCTCGCCGCATTCAACCTGACGCTCGGATACCTGACTGCTCTGCTTGGAGGCGGCACAGCTTTCGTTCTCACGGTCCTGGCAATTCTCTCAGCTCTGACGGCCTACCTTTGCATACGATTCCACTGGAAGGGTCTCCTCACATTCGGTATCGGCATCACGTACCTCACACACTTCATCTGGACAGCAAACAACCCGATCTTCGGTCATCCTCTTCAGTTCGGCCTTGTTCCGCAAATTCATCTGGCGTTTGTTCTGATCTATGCGATGTGCTTTGCAGCGCCGGCCCTCCTGCGCGAGAAAGACTCGCCGGAAGATGCTTTTTCGATACTGAACAGTTTTGTCAATGGTCTTCTCGGCTTCGGTGTTTTTGCCATCTCGACGCTCGCCGGACCGAACGGCGGGATCACTGCCTGGAACTCCGCGGCCTCCGTCGTTTTTCTCGCCGTCTCCATTGCCTTCTGGGTTCGCCTGCATAGCGTGTACGCGACGTTTGTTTATGCGATGCTCGGCTATGCCGCCCTGAGCGCTGCGATCGTCGCCCGGTTTCCAATGCCCGATTTCTTCGTCTGGCTTTGCTGGCAGAGCATCCTCGTCGTCACCACCGCGGTCTGGTTCCGTTCACGATTCATTGTCGTCGCAAACTTTGTCATTTACCTTATCATCTTTGCCGCATATCTCTTCGCCGCCCCGACTGTAAGCAGTATCGGCGTGAGCTTTGGCATTGTGGCACTCTTGAGCGCGCGCATCCTGAACTGGCAGAAGAATCAGCTTGCCCTGCGAACCGAGATGATGCGCAACGCCTATCTCGCCAGCGCTCTTCTCTTTCTCCCGTACGCATTGTATCACTCCGTTCCTCCGCAGTTTGTCAGTGCCTCATGGCTGGTCCTCGCATTGTTCTATTATATCGGCGGCCGGCTGCTCAAGAGCAGAAAGTATCGCTGGATGGCGCTGCTGACGATGTCGCTCACCATACTGTACCTCTTCATCATTGACCTCACCACCGTCGACCCCATTGTTCGTATCGTATCGTTCCTGGTCGTCGGGAGCGCACTGCTTGCAATATCGATGGTATACAGCAGGAAGAGAAGAAAAACTGAACCGACCTGATCGAACGATCTCCCGCCCGGTCAATGCCTGCGACGTACGAACCGTCTTTTGTATCAAAGCACAAGTTCGGAGAATGTCGCAACCCTTTTCTATGCGATCCGCGATGCCCGGCGTCACACACTGTTGTTCTCGAACGCAGGGCACGACAATCCGTTTGTTCTCTATAACGGGATCGAAACAAGGAGGTTGAACACCGGAGGTATACCGTTGGAAATGCATGAGGATTTTGTATGCGAAGAAGAGACGATTTCACTGGAGCCGGGCAATCTGATTGTGATGTGCTCCGACGGGATCGCAGAGGCAATGAACACAGACCAGGAACCGTTCGGCGAGCAGCGACTTGCCGCTGTTGTTGTCCAGCCCGATCGGCTCACCCCGCAGGAGGTCATAGGCAAGAGGCTCGAAGCAGCGAAGGAGTTTACCGGCAGCACACTGCAGTCCAACGACATGACCATCGTCATGATCCGGAGGAAGTGATAAAGAAAACCGCCAAGACACAAAGCTCGCCGAGATGATATTGAACATGCTCTTGCAACGAACATTCGAAAGAGAGCTTGTCGTTCTTGTTTACCCCGACTTGTCCCGATGATTTCTATCGGGACGATTCTTGTCGGGGGCGACTTGGCGGTTTAGCCCTTCTCCAGTAAGGCTTTTAGCAACCTCCTGAATTACTTCGCCGCCTCGGTATACTTCTCGACCTTGTTCTTCACCGGAGTAACCGTCCGGAGATACTTGTAGATCGCTGTAAGATCGCGCTCTGTCATTCCCGCGTACATCGTCCACGGCATTACCGAATTGTACCCTACGGCTTCGGGCTTTAGAGTCCGGGCTTCGGCGTTGTCATAGAACTTGAACCTGTTTACAAAATCGGTTTCGGACCATGCTCCGATGCCTGTCTCTTCATCCGGCGTAATGTTCGCGGAGCGGGCAACTGCCCCGTTTGGGAAGGGGAATCTGAAACCCCCGGCAAAATCCATCCCCGGCAGAGGTTTCCCTTTCACTTGTTGAGTGTGACATTCTGCGCACGAGGCGGCGTTGACAAGATACTTGCCGTAGGCATACGCGTTCGACGTGTCGGGTTCCGGCTGGGGAGTTCGCTTCAAGGGAATCGTCCGCACAATGAGATTCATCGGAGCATTCAGCACGGTCTGCGGCGGAGTGTTCTCGATCGGCTTCAGTGTGCGGACGTACGCGATGATCGACAGGATATCCTCTTCGCTCATCGTGTTGAACCGTGTGTACGGCATGATAGGAAACATCGCTTTGCCGTCTTTGTCGACACCTGTGGTAATTGCCCGATACAGAACGCCATCGCTCTGAGAGCCCAATCCGGCTGGCGTGATGTTGTGGGCATAGATCATCCCGGGAAAGCCGAGCGTCTCGTCAAAGCGCTCGCCCCCTTTTCCTTCGGTGCCCGGTACTATCGGACCGGCAAAGTGACTCCAGTCGCGGGTTGAATGGCAATCGATGCACACCGAAACGTGGTTCGCGAGATACGATCCACGGGCAATCCGCTCGGGCGTCGAAGCCACGGAGAGATCACGCACCGGGCCAACATCGGGATATCCCAGGTACAGATATCCAAGGCCAAGGACAACCAGCGCTGCAACAATCCCAAGACCCCACGCAACAATTTTTAGCACTTTCTTCATACCTCCTCCTGGAATGTTTGATGAGAGAAGTGTTCGAACATACATCTTCTGAACCTTGCCAACCTGGATTTCGTTCCCGCCCAGGTATGAGCGGCAGGTCAACACAGATCAACTCCAGCCGGAAATCAGATAGTGTCGTTGCTCGACGATGGTCCATTACTACCAGAAAGCGCAGTACACCCGGAGGTTGAACAGATGATACGTCGTGAATTGTACACGCTTCATCTATCCGCCGAAGTGCCCAGGCAGATTGTTCACACCTTGCTTGTTTGGCGACGAATCTTCATATTTCTTCCGTTACTGCAAGCCGATTGATAGCCCGCCTTTCAGGCCTGAAACGAATTCCCCTATCGGAGGATTGTATGAGATTCTGCTTTGTCGCTTTCATGCTGCTGCTTGGCACCGCGTTTGTCACGGCTCAGAGCCAGAAATCTGACTGGGAGGTCAAGTTCCGTGCGATTCCCTCCGCCGAGCGCCAGCTTGAATACATGCAGCACCTGTCCGCCCGTCCCCATCACGTCGGATCTCCCTACGGCAAAGAGAATGCTGAATGGCTGGCTGCAACATACAAGCAATGGGGACTCGATGCGCGCATCGAATCGTTCAACGTTCTCTTCCCCACCCCAAAAGAACGTCTCGTCGAGCTCGTTGGGCCGAACAAATTCATCGCCCTGCTTCAGGAACAGACTTTCAGTGTTGACCCCACCTCCGGACAGAAGAAGGAACAATTGCCTACGTACAATGCCTACTCCATCGACGGAGATGTCACCGGTCCGCTGGTGTACGTCAACTACGGCATTCCAGAAGACTATGAACAACTCGAGCGGCTTGGAATTTCGGTGAAAGGCTGCATCGTTATCGCCCGCTACGGCGCTTCGTGGCGTGGTATCAAACCGAAGCTTGCGGCGGAGAAGGGCGCGATCGGCTGCATCATCTATTCTGACCCGCGCGAAGACGGGTACTTCCATGGCGATGTGTTTCCCGATGGGCCGTACCGTCCCAAGGACGGCGTCCAACGCGGCAGCGTCATGGACATGCCTCTCTATCCCGGCGACCCGCTCACACCCGGTATCGGCGCAACCGAGAATGCCAAACGGCTCGACCTCCGTGAAGTGAAAACTCTGACGAGAATTCCCGTGCTTCCGGTTTCGTACGCAGACGCCCAGCCGCTGCTGGCATCACTGAAAGGTCCTGTGGCACCGGCCGGCTGGCGCGGCGCACTCCCGCTGACGTACAAAATAGGGCCCGGCCCGGGAAAGGTGCATCTCAAGATCAAATCGAATTGGAATGTCGAAACGATACGCGACGTCATCGTCACGATCCCAGGCTCGACGTACCCGGACGAATGGATTGTGCGCGGCAATCATCACGATGGATGGGTCAACGGCGCCGAGGATCCGATCTCCGGGCTTGTTGCGGAGATGGAAGAACTCCGGGCGTTTGCCGAACTGATGAAGAACGGCTGGCAGCCAAAACGGACGATCATCTACTGCGCGTGGGATGGTGAAGAAGAAGGATTGCTCGGATCGACTGAGTGGGTTGAGACACACGCAGTCGAGTTGAAGCAGAAGGCGGTCGTCTACATCAATTCCGACGGAAACGGCAGAGGATATCTCGGCATGGAAGGATCACATTCGCTTGAGAAGTTCATCAACGGTGTCGCTCGCGACATCGAGGATCCGGAGAAAAAGATTTCTGTCTGGAAACGGAATCAGCTCCAGCGGCTCGTGAATGCCCGCTCCCCGGAAGAACGAAACGACATCCGCTCGCATACCGATCTGCGTATCTCCGCCCTCGGCTCAGGGTCGGATTACACGGCGTTCCTCGATCACCTCGGCATCGCGTCACTGAATCTCGGGTACGGCGGTGAGGATGGCGGAGGCATTTATCATTCGATCTACGACGATGTGTACTGGTTCACGCATTTCGCCGACACAGATTTCAGCTACGGGCGCGCGCTCTCCCAGACCGTCGGCACGGCAGTCATGCGCATTGCGGATTCCGATGTTCTTCCATATGAGTTCAACAATTTCACTGAAACTGTCCGGCGGTATCTCGACGAATTGAAAAAGCAATTGAAGGAAATGCAGGATCAGATAAAGGAACGCAATCAGCAAATTGCCGAGGGAGCATTCACGGCCGCCGCCGACCCGAAGGAGACGTTTGTTCCGCCAAACGTGGAAGAAGTGCCGCCGTACATCAACTTCGCGCCGCTGGAGAACG
The genomic region above belongs to Ignavibacteriales bacterium and contains:
- a CDS encoding MFS transporter, which produces MLFVIALCEFFGMSVWFSASAVIPALTVNWHLTGSDQAWLTMSVQIGFVVGAFASSLFNLADYVPGHLLFAVTSFLAALVTGLIPFLAIGLTVTLLLRFLTGLLLAGVYPVGMKIISTWTMEDRGFGIGLLVGALTLGSAAPHLINTLGGITSWQPVLYSSAGLAFVGGMITLLFVREGPYRTPFRHFNWKYVGQIFRKRELVLANLGYLGHMWELYAMWAWTPIFLFKSFGISSIQPVWGGLAAFAVIGVGGAGSIVAGILADRFGRTTITMISMVISGSCALCVGFLFGGNPILLLLVCLLWGFAVVADSAQFSACVTELCQADYVGTALTLQTSLGFLLTLITIRLIPVLVDLVGWSWAFASLSIGPAVGVIAMSKLRNLPSAQRLAGGRK
- a CDS encoding STAS domain-containing protein, translated to MTIKEQRRGKIGVLSLRGSFVGRPDVSVFEQAVFGLLKDKIHFVILDLSHLKFVDSAGLGAMISAMVSVGRQEGALTLAGVQGELQRIVSHMHLDRVFEVFESVEHAEASIAKKVKT
- a CDS encoding antibiotic biosynthesis monooxygenase, whose product is MFMRLVQVKVKVEMVEKVGGVYREKILPGLKQTPGCLYASLIRSTSIPDEAISLTLWETSRHAEEYEQQGTFQRSLAEAQPYLAETSEWKVQLSKDLTLEYAPVPEEPVIRSFEVKSPSIEPPPASMQREHLYVRLLSMKLQPGKKEEFTRLYDAEVLPVLRSVAGCRYVFLTEGVEERNEVISLTIWDTRESADAYEASGLFRKLTRKVQHTFSELYQWKMAVEKRSSSRVTTTEDLNVKGYDVVSGTIFQ
- a CDS encoding tetratricopeptide repeat protein: MFTDMVGYSALTQKDEKLALRLLEEHRAIVRPLVTKHGGHEIKTIGDAFLVEFASALAATACAMEIQKTLFERSASKPDSETIRLRIGLHIGDVVYKEHDVFGDGVNIASRIEPLAEPGGICLSEDVARQIQNKIDYSLVRLGKGELKNINLPVDLYRIIRPWEKRRFGFLDRVMFFLARKKPRRIAIALILASVLIAAILLRPSTPPNGPLPTNSVAVLPFVNIGTDSRDEYFAEGMTEELISSLSKIRDLNVIARTSVAKFKGVTLDITEIGNALHVGSILEGSVRTSGDEARISVNLVDVQSQKTLLTREYTRSIKDVFAIQSDIAQSLTHALSIQLLSGEKESLEKKGTENSEAYRQYLLGRFHLSKRTGDEVVKAITFFEQAVSRDTAFALAYAGLAECYTLAGNAGYGSLPRNQAIAAAKKFAGKAIALDESQAEAHASLAYVKFRIDWDWGGAEKEFKRALQLKPGYARAHEWYALFLSIMGRFDEAMAEMLRAQELDPLSASVSTGIGRIYHFEYKIDQAIVQFNRTLDLDPEYAEAYFGLGMTYMIAGRYEESIAVTKKAIQRSGSRLVMLSMLGFAEGLAGHEEETRRIIRELRDLSKKSHVSPYYFGILEMGLGRMDEAFRYFQQAYEERDGILIFLAADPIAQQAWNDPRFVALSRKMGLQVRSPRPVSKEH
- a CDS encoding protein kinase, with product MIGSTISHFKILEKLGEGGMGVVYKAQDTKLNRAVALKFLPEHLSASEQEKARFLQEARAAASLNHPNICTIYGIDEYDGRLFIAMELVEGQSMRDNKQPISVKQAIDIGAQIADGLAAAHEKGIVHRDIKPENIMIRKDGIVQIMDFGLAKLRGSTRLTTARSLLGTVGYMSPEQVQGLDIDHRTDIFSLGIILYEFISGQSPFNGVHEAAIIYEIVNVNPKPISAIIRTIDIRVEQVVLKCLEKEQTERYQSVKDVAVDLRRIKRDSDALHAFSAVRDMPYSTPSTSSSDRSTDRIESATQRKRQWLWVLAATVFFCSTALFAIRDEFFQSSTAPFTVKALILPAEIGTLSSTGPLTLSPDGHRLVFSGRDANGKKLLWIRSIDDVQVRQLPGTDDASYPFWSPDSRSLGFFAEAKLKRLDVEGGSVVTICEAREGLGGSWSSDGSILFAPSSQSPIFRVPASGGTAVALTQLDTIKQETSHRWPYFLPDGRHFLFLSRTTTTGVRGDADAISVASLDGKERKFVVQSTTNAAYADGYVLCTIAGKLMALPFNPAKLVTEGDPISLVERIQIDAGDGSATFSVSNTNLLTYQFRSSLTGSQLIMFDLSGKEEGHVGDQAAYWDVRFSPNGKLLAYALNDRLSGNLDIWIYELSSRSKTRFTYNNAPDRLPVWSHDGTQLVFASNRKGVFDLYRKKLGTGQEELLFESNENKQPFDWSADGRFLAYVTTTALKTRSDIWVLPIAGDRTPIPFLRTEANEWDPHFSPDGKWMTYCSDESGRNEIYVRPFPGPGNPWQISPSGGSRPRWTRDGLKIFYMDPQSYVMLTEVAAKDSRVEVGKSRVLFHSYPKEYAGVYDVSPEGRRVVVNSLGTSEISPPTTLTVNWTALVKKK